In Pseudomonas lalkuanensis, the following are encoded in one genomic region:
- the qhpR gene encoding AraC-like transcriptional regulator QhpR: MSTGGSQCFTIFTEALLRNCSDQVAPVLSEVGLDESILHDPASEVPLAKYVALLEALSLRTDSNIGLRMGLDLDSTSFGVYGHAARSATDMEMALRCMSRFIVAHIQATRLDLSINDHDVIIDYQITDPTIFQRRQDSELALSAILNCLREISGVEFWPHRVDFEHAAPEDQQLHREIFQCPLHFNQLSNRLHFSRDILSLPLRTSDIRLYRALEPLLEQQSKVRSQTMDFLGRVSRAIAGCLCLGVVSLEQIARSQGMSGRTLQRRLGELGIEFSNLVEDVRRTLALDYIKNKEYSLTEVALLVGYSESSSLSRAFRRWTQLTPQQYRQQLQTGS; this comes from the coding sequence ATGTCCACAGGCGGCTCTCAGTGTTTCACCATCTTTACCGAGGCCCTGCTGCGCAACTGCAGCGATCAGGTAGCGCCGGTACTGAGTGAGGTGGGGTTGGACGAGTCCATACTGCACGACCCGGCCAGCGAGGTTCCTCTCGCCAAGTATGTCGCGCTGCTGGAGGCGTTGAGCCTGCGCACCGACAGCAACATCGGCCTGAGGATGGGGCTGGATCTGGACAGCACTTCGTTCGGGGTCTATGGCCATGCGGCTCGAAGCGCTACCGATATGGAAATGGCGCTGCGCTGCATGAGCCGCTTCATCGTTGCGCACATCCAGGCAACGCGCCTGGATCTGTCGATCAACGATCACGACGTGATCATCGACTATCAGATCACGGACCCGACCATCTTCCAGCGCCGCCAGGATTCCGAACTCGCCCTCAGCGCCATTCTCAACTGCCTGCGCGAGATCAGTGGCGTCGAGTTCTGGCCGCATCGGGTCGACTTCGAGCATGCCGCGCCGGAAGACCAGCAATTGCACAGGGAAATCTTCCAGTGCCCGTTGCACTTCAACCAGTTGAGTAATCGCCTGCATTTCTCGCGCGACATCCTGAGCCTGCCGCTGCGCACTTCCGATATCCGGCTGTATCGGGCGCTGGAGCCCTTGCTCGAGCAGCAGAGCAAGGTCCGCTCGCAGACAATGGATTTCCTCGGCCGCGTTTCACGGGCCATCGCAGGTTGCCTCTGCCTCGGGGTGGTGAGCCTGGAGCAGATTGCCCGCAGCCAGGGTATGAGCGGTCGAACCTTGCAGCGGCGTCTGGGGGAACTGGGTATCGAGTTCAGCAACCTGGTCGAAGATGTACGCCGCACCCTGGCGCTGGACTACATCAAGAACAAGGAGTACTCGCTGACCGAGGTGGCGCTGCTGGTGGGCTACTCCGAATCCAGCTCGTTGAGCCGGGCATTTCGCCGCTGGACACAACTGACTCCCCAGCAGTACAGGCAGCAACTGCAAACCGGCTCCTGA
- a CDS encoding alpha/beta hydrolase has product MPASRTLLIFLALLLQGCSSLLFYPDKHLPFTPEKAKLEYRDIQLTAADGTRLHAWWLPAKPGTQVKGTVLHLHGNGGNVASHLGGSWWLPAQGYQVLLLDYRGYGHSEGTPSLPAIYQDIDAAFTWLDQAPEVQGKPQVLLGQSIGGALAVHYLAERPGRRDKLKALVLDGVPASYREVARYSLSNAWITWPLQVPLSWLVPDGDSAIRAIGGLQGLPMLIYHSIDDPVVPLSNGVRLYQAAPPPRVFQPVRGGHVQTFADPTWRKVMVLYLEDPKGFVGLRRLAEVPNTESPQ; this is encoded by the coding sequence ATGCCCGCTTCCCGCACTCTGCTGATCTTCCTTGCCCTGCTTCTGCAAGGCTGCAGCTCGCTGCTGTTCTACCCGGACAAGCATCTGCCTTTCACGCCGGAGAAGGCCAAGCTGGAATATCGCGACATCCAGCTCACCGCCGCCGACGGTACGCGCCTGCACGCCTGGTGGCTGCCAGCCAAGCCGGGCACTCAAGTGAAGGGCACGGTGCTGCACCTGCATGGCAACGGCGGTAATGTCGCCAGCCACCTGGGCGGAAGTTGGTGGCTTCCAGCCCAGGGCTACCAGGTGCTGCTGCTGGACTACCGTGGCTACGGCCACTCCGAAGGGACGCCGAGCCTGCCGGCGATCTACCAGGACATCGATGCGGCCTTCACCTGGCTCGACCAGGCGCCGGAAGTGCAGGGCAAGCCGCAGGTGCTGCTCGGCCAGAGCATCGGTGGCGCCCTGGCGGTGCATTACCTTGCCGAACGCCCCGGGCGCCGGGACAAACTCAAGGCCCTGGTGCTGGACGGGGTGCCCGCCAGCTACCGCGAGGTGGCCCGGTACAGCCTCTCCAATGCCTGGATCACCTGGCCATTGCAGGTGCCGTTGTCCTGGCTGGTACCCGATGGCGACAGCGCCATTCGTGCCATCGGCGGGTTGCAGGGCCTGCCCATGCTGATCTACCACAGCATCGACGATCCGGTGGTCCCCCTTTCCAACGGCGTGCGCTTGTATCAAGCTGCGCCCCCGCCGCGGGTGTTCCAGCCGGTCCGCGGTGGCCATGTGCAGACGTTCGCCGATCCAACCTGGCGCAAGGTCATGGTGCTTTACCTCGAAGACCCTAAGGGCTTCGTCGGACTGCGCCGGCTGGCTGAAGTCCCGAATACAGAGAGTCCCCAATGA
- a CDS encoding flavohemoglobin expression-modulating QEGLA motif protein has translation MSRRKLPDDYQKTIRALSDRIVQAQTPIRVLDAVKWDDSVRQGFLKHKGKSMPAVDRAYYENRPLAFDATEKKLEFQNIERDITRHLGQFNPVGQIMRRMCKEYRMVIRMLEARGTADFGLISQELYGAASDAFHAGDPTLADLGLMLSDYLNNIADRGDLKDEAKTLTAKDAVDLLQSRLGPVFGDDTIRVFESDGIVADAAAGADYIKIRADAMFNERDVRALEVHEGLVHVGTTLNGQNQPICTFLAKGPPSSTVTQEGLAILMEVIAFASYPTRLRRLTNRTRAIHMAEEGADFLDVYHFYREQGYSTEESYGSASRAFRGSLPGGLPFTKDLSYLKGFILIYNYIQLAVRKGKLEQIPLLFCGKTTLEDTRTLRQLVDEGLVVPPKYLPPQFRDLNALSAWMCFSNFLNHLSLERIEADYANIL, from the coding sequence ATGTCCCGTCGCAAGCTGCCCGACGACTACCAGAAGACCATTCGCGCCCTGTCCGACCGTATCGTTCAGGCGCAGACGCCGATCCGCGTGCTGGACGCCGTGAAATGGGACGACAGCGTCCGCCAGGGCTTCCTCAAGCACAAGGGCAAGTCCATGCCGGCGGTGGACCGCGCCTATTACGAGAATCGCCCGCTGGCCTTCGACGCGACGGAAAAGAAGCTGGAGTTCCAGAACATCGAGCGCGACATCACCCGCCACCTGGGGCAGTTCAACCCGGTGGGCCAGATCATGCGGCGCATGTGCAAGGAATACCGCATGGTGATCCGCATGCTCGAAGCGCGTGGCACCGCGGACTTCGGCCTGATTTCCCAGGAACTCTATGGCGCCGCCTCCGATGCCTTCCACGCCGGCGACCCGACCCTGGCCGACCTCGGCCTGATGCTCTCGGACTACCTGAACAACATCGCCGATCGCGGTGACCTCAAGGACGAGGCCAAGACCCTCACCGCCAAGGACGCCGTGGACCTGTTGCAGAGCCGGCTGGGGCCGGTGTTCGGCGATGACACCATCCGTGTGTTCGAGTCCGACGGCATCGTCGCCGACGCCGCAGCCGGTGCCGACTACATCAAGATCCGCGCCGACGCGATGTTCAACGAGCGCGACGTGCGCGCTCTGGAAGTCCACGAGGGGCTGGTGCACGTGGGCACCACCCTGAACGGCCAGAACCAGCCGATCTGCACTTTCCTCGCCAAGGGGCCGCCGTCCTCCACCGTGACCCAGGAAGGCCTGGCGATCCTGATGGAGGTCATCGCCTTCGCCTCCTACCCGACACGCTTGCGCCGGCTGACCAACCGCACCCGCGCCATCCACATGGCGGAGGAGGGCGCCGATTTCCTCGACGTCTACCACTTCTACCGCGAGCAGGGTTACAGCACGGAGGAAAGCTACGGCAGCGCCAGCCGCGCCTTCCGTGGCTCGCTGCCGGGTGGGTTGCCCTTCACCAAGGACCTGTCCTACCTGAAGGGCTTCATCCTGATCTACAACTACATCCAGCTCGCGGTGCGCAAGGGCAAGCTGGAACAGATACCGCTGCTGTTCTGCGGCAAGACCACCCTGGAAGACACCCGCACCCTGCGCCAGCTGGTGGACGAAGGGCTGGTGGTGCCGCCCAAGTACCTGCCGCCGCAGTTCCGCGACCTCAACGCGCTGTCGGCCTGGATGTGCTTCTCCAACTTCCTCAACCACCTCAGCCTGGAGCGCATCGAGGCGGACTACGCCAATATCCTCTGA
- a CDS encoding TetR/AcrR family transcriptional regulator — protein sequence MNQSSRSDSAARVASAVAESVKYQGRKASRQGSEQRRQAILDAAMRIIVRDGVRAVRHRAVAAEAQVPLSATTYYFKDINDLITDTFAQFVERSSAVMAAFWANVEDDLQAMAAALTRDGDSRRAMTDQIVELAIQYVRSQLEENRDQLLAEHAFRQEALLNAGLRNLADAHRRILSQGAEHFFQVLGSAEPAEDAKVLTAVILRMEYQGLLDGVENLDIDEMRAVLKRYLYLVMGL from the coding sequence TTGAACCAGTCGTCCCGCAGTGACAGTGCCGCCCGCGTAGCCAGCGCGGTCGCCGAAAGCGTGAAATACCAGGGCCGCAAGGCCAGTCGCCAGGGCAGCGAGCAGCGGCGCCAGGCGATCCTCGATGCCGCCATGCGCATCATCGTCCGCGACGGTGTGAGGGCGGTGCGCCATCGGGCCGTGGCCGCCGAGGCCCAGGTGCCGCTCTCGGCAACCACCTATTACTTCAAGGACATCAATGACCTGATCACCGACACCTTCGCCCAGTTCGTGGAGCGCAGCTCGGCGGTGATGGCGGCCTTCTGGGCCAACGTGGAGGACGACCTCCAGGCCATGGCCGCAGCGCTCACTCGCGACGGCGACTCGCGTCGGGCGATGACCGACCAGATCGTCGAACTGGCCATCCAGTACGTGCGCAGCCAGCTCGAAGAGAACCGCGACCAGCTCCTGGCCGAGCATGCCTTCCGCCAGGAAGCGTTGCTGAATGCGGGACTCCGTAATCTTGCTGACGCACATCGCCGGATACTCTCGCAGGGCGCGGAGCATTTCTTCCAGGTATTGGGCTCGGCCGAACCTGCCGAAGACGCCAAGGTGTTGACGGCTGTCATTCTGCGGATGGAATATCAGGGCCTTCTCGATGGGGTGGAAAACCTCGACATCGACGAGATGCGAGCCGTCCTGAAACGCTACCTGTATCTGGTGATGGGACTGTAA
- the lysS gene encoding lysine--tRNA ligase, with product MSDQQLEQHELQQEENKLIAQRKEKLAAVREARAIAFPNDFRRADYFADLQKQYADKTKEELEAAAIPVKVAGRIMLNRGSFLVLQDSSGRLQAYVNRKTLPEETLAEIKTWDLGDIIGAEGTLARSGKGDLYVEMTSVRLLTKSLRPLPDKHHGLTDTEQRYRQRYVDLIVNEETRHTFRVRSQVIAHIRRFLSDRGFLEVETPMLQTIPGGAAAKPFATHHNALDMAMFLRIAPELYLKRLVVGGFEKVFEINRNFRNEGVSTRHNPEFTMLEFYQAYADYEDNMDLTEELFRELAQAVLGSTDVPYGDKVFHFGEPFARLSVFDAILKYNPEITAADLSDVEKAREIARKAGAKVLGHEGLGKLQVMIFEELVEHKLEQPHFITQYPFEVSPLARRNDQDPSVTDRFELFIGGREIANAYSELNDAEDQAERFMLQVKEKDAGDDEAMHYDADFVNALEYGMPPTAGEGIGIDRLVMLLTNSPSIRDVILFPHMRPQA from the coding sequence ATGAGCGACCAACAACTCGAGCAGCACGAACTGCAACAGGAAGAAAACAAGCTGATCGCCCAGCGCAAGGAAAAACTTGCCGCCGTGCGCGAAGCCAGGGCCATCGCCTTCCCCAACGACTTCCGCCGCGCCGACTACTTCGCGGACCTGCAGAAACAGTATGCCGACAAGACCAAGGAAGAGCTGGAAGCCGCAGCCATCCCGGTCAAGGTCGCCGGTCGCATCATGCTCAACCGCGGCTCCTTCCTGGTCCTGCAGGACAGCAGCGGCCGCCTGCAGGCATACGTCAATCGCAAGACCCTGCCGGAAGAGACCCTGGCCGAGATCAAGACCTGGGACCTGGGCGACATCATCGGCGCCGAAGGCACCCTGGCCCGTTCCGGCAAGGGCGACCTGTACGTCGAAATGACCAGCGTGCGCCTGCTGACCAAGTCCCTGCGCCCGCTGCCGGACAAGCACCACGGCCTGACCGACACCGAGCAGCGCTATCGCCAGCGCTACGTCGACCTGATCGTCAACGAGGAAACCCGCCACACCTTCCGCGTGCGTTCCCAGGTGATCGCCCACATCCGCCGCTTCCTGTCCGACCGCGGTTTCCTCGAAGTGGAAACCCCGATGCTGCAGACCATTCCCGGCGGCGCCGCGGCCAAGCCGTTCGCTACCCACCACAACGCCCTGGACATGGCCATGTTCCTGCGTATCGCGCCGGAGCTGTACCTCAAGCGCCTGGTGGTCGGCGGCTTCGAGAAGGTCTTCGAGATCAACCGCAACTTCCGTAACGAAGGCGTTTCGACCCGGCACAACCCCGAGTTCACCATGCTCGAGTTCTACCAGGCCTACGCCGACTACGAAGACAACATGGACCTGACCGAGGAGCTGTTCCGCGAACTGGCCCAGGCCGTGCTCGGCAGCACCGACGTGCCCTACGGCGACAAGGTCTTCCACTTCGGCGAGCCGTTCGCCCGCCTGTCCGTGTTCGACGCCATCCTCAAGTACAACCCGGAAATCACCGCGGCTGACCTGAGCGACGTCGAGAAGGCCCGCGAGATCGCCAGGAAGGCCGGCGCCAAGGTCCTCGGCCACGAAGGACTGGGCAAGCTGCAGGTGATGATTTTCGAGGAACTGGTGGAGCACAAGCTGGAGCAGCCGCACTTCATCACCCAGTACCCGTTCGAAGTCTCCCCGCTGGCGCGCCGCAACGACCAGGACCCGAGCGTCACTGACCGTTTCGAGCTGTTCATCGGCGGACGCGAGATCGCCAACGCCTACTCCGAGCTCAACGACGCCGAAGACCAGGCCGAGCGCTTCATGCTGCAGGTCAAGGAGAAGGACGCCGGTGACGACGAGGCGATGCACTACGACGCCGATTTCGTCAACGCGCTCGAGTACGGCATGCCGCCCACCGCCGGCGAAGGCATCGGCATCGACCGCCTTGTGATGTTGCTGACCAATTCGCCGTCTATTCGTGACGTCATCCTGTTCCCGCACATGCGCCCGCAGGCTTGA
- the prfB gene encoding peptide chain release factor 2 (programmed frameshift), with translation MEINPILNSIKDLSDRTLSIRGYLDYDQKHDRLVEVNRELEDPNVWNNPEYAQNLGRERAQLAQIVETLDDLTGGLADSRDLLDMAVEENDEGAVNDVATEIERLREILEKLEFRRMFSGEMDMNNAYLDIQAGSGGTEAQDWANMLLRMYLRWADKRGFDATIIELSEGEVAGIKGATVHVKGEYAFGWLRTEIGVHRLVRKSPFDSGNRRHTSFTAVFVSPEIDDNIEIEINPADLRIDTYRSSGAGGQHVNTTDSAVRITHVPTNTVVACQNERSQHANKDTAMKMLRAKLYEQEMQKRTAASQALEDSKSDIGWGHQIRSYVLDQSRIKDLRTGVERSDCDKVLDGDLDEYLEASLKQGL, from the exons ATGGAAATCAACCCGATCCTGAACAGCATCAAGGACCTCTCCGATCGCACCCTGTCTATTCGGGGGTATCTT GACTACGATCAGAAGCATGATCGTCTCGTCGAAGTAAACCGCGAACTCGAAGACCCCAACGTCTGGAACAACCCCGAATACGCACAGAACCTCGGCCGTGAGCGCGCCCAACTGGCGCAGATCGTCGAAACCCTGGACGACCTCACCGGCGGCCTGGCCGATTCCCGCGACCTGCTGGACATGGCGGTCGAGGAGAACGACGAAGGCGCCGTCAACGACGTCGCCACCGAAATCGAGCGCTTGCGCGAGATCCTCGAGAAGCTGGAATTCCGCCGTATGTTCAGCGGCGAGATGGACATGAACAACGCCTACCTGGACATCCAGGCCGGCTCCGGCGGCACCGAGGCCCAGGACTGGGCCAACATGCTGCTGCGCATGTACCTGCGCTGGGCCGACAAGCGCGGCTTCGACGCCACCATCATCGAGCTGTCCGAAGGCGAAGTCGCCGGCATCAAGGGTGCCACCGTCCATGTGAAGGGCGAGTACGCCTTCGGCTGGCTGCGCACCGAGATCGGCGTGCACCGCCTGGTGCGCAAGAGTCCCTTCGACTCGGGCAACCGTCGCCACACCTCGTTCACCGCCGTATTCGTGTCCCCCGAGATCGATGACAACATCGAGATCGAGATCAACCCGGCGGACCTGCGCATCGACACCTACCGCTCCTCCGGCGCGGGCGGCCAGCACGTGAACACCACCGACTCCGCGGTGCGTATCACCCACGTGCCGACCAACACCGTGGTGGCGTGCCAGAACGAGCGCTCCCAGCACGCCAACAAGGACACCGCCATGAAAATGCTGCGGGCCAAGTTGTACGAGCAGGAAATGCAGAAGCGCACCGCCGCCTCCCAGGCCCTGGAAGACTCCAAGTCCGACATCGGCTGGGGCCACCAGATTCGCTCCTACGTACTCGACCAGTCGCGGATCAAGGACCTGCGCACCGGCGTCGAGCGCAGCGACTGCGACAAGGTGCTGGACGGCGATCTGGACGAATACCTCGAGGCCAGCCTCAAACAGGGACTCTGA
- a CDS encoding diguanylate cyclase domain-containing protein, producing MQYPYRSQMDETSPGGSGVMVLLVDDQAMIGEAVRRALVGEPGIDFHFCADPLQAIATARQIKPTVILLDLVMPGVDGLSLLAEFRGMPALRDVPIIVLSTKEEPMVKSAAFAAGANDYLVKLPDAIELVARIRYHSRSYVTLLQRDEAYRALRESQQQLLETNLVLQRLMNSDGLTGLSNRRHFDEYLDMEWRRALREQSELSLMMIDVDHFKAFNDNFGHVAGDDALRRVAEAIRACCSRATDMAARYGGEEFSMVLPGTAAGGARLLAEKVRRTVEALGIHHDMPAPGSVLSVSIGVATLTPKIGQASLVLVDMADQGLYQAKNNGRNQVAMVVADARP from the coding sequence ATGCAATACCCTTATCGCAGTCAGATGGATGAGACCTCCCCAGGCGGTAGCGGGGTGATGGTCCTCCTGGTGGACGACCAGGCGATGATCGGCGAGGCCGTGCGCCGCGCGCTGGTCGGCGAGCCGGGCATCGACTTCCATTTCTGCGCCGATCCCCTGCAGGCCATCGCCACGGCCCGGCAGATCAAGCCGACGGTGATTCTCCTCGACCTGGTGATGCCGGGCGTCGACGGCCTCAGCCTGCTGGCCGAGTTCCGCGGCATGCCGGCCCTGCGCGATGTGCCGATCATCGTCCTGTCGACCAAGGAAGAGCCAATGGTGAAGAGCGCGGCCTTCGCCGCCGGGGCCAACGATTACCTGGTCAAGCTGCCGGATGCCATCGAGCTGGTGGCGCGCATCCGCTACCACTCCCGCTCCTACGTCACCCTGCTGCAGCGCGACGAGGCCTATCGCGCCCTGCGGGAAAGCCAGCAGCAATTGCTGGAAACCAACCTGGTGCTGCAGCGGCTGATGAACTCCGACGGCCTCACCGGCCTGTCCAACCGCCGCCACTTCGACGAATACCTGGACATGGAGTGGCGCCGCGCGCTGCGTGAGCAGAGCGAACTGTCGCTGATGATGATCGACGTCGACCACTTCAAGGCCTTCAACGACAACTTCGGCCATGTGGCCGGCGACGATGCCCTGCGCCGGGTCGCCGAAGCGATCCGCGCCTGCTGCAGCCGCGCCACGGACATGGCCGCGCGCTACGGCGGCGAAGAGTTCTCCATGGTCCTGCCGGGCACCGCGGCAGGCGGCGCGCGCCTGCTGGCGGAGAAGGTGAGGCGCACGGTGGAGGCCCTGGGCATCCACCACGACATGCCGGCACCGGGTTCGGTGCTGAGCGTCAGCATCGGCGTCGCGACCCTGACGCCGAAGATCGGCCAGGCGTCCCTGGTGCTGGTGGACATGGCCGACCAGGGGCTGTACCAGGCCAAGAACAATGGCCGCAACCAGGTGGCCATGGTGGTGGCCGACGCCAGGCCCTGA
- the cheB gene encoding chemotaxis response regulator protein-glutamate methylesterase: protein MRIGIVNDMPLAVEALRRALALEPAHQIAWVAVNGAEAVDCCSRDVPDVVLMDLLMPVMDGVEATRQIMARSPCAILIVTVDIEQNVHRVFEAMGHGALDAVNTPGLGSGQAQEAAQLLRKIQNISWLMGQHDHRGRGAAEPHARHRGGRRLVAIGASAGGPASLAQLLKQLPADFSAAVVLVQHVDEVFAAGMADWLASESRLPVRLAREGEPPQPGTVLLAGTNNHLRLLKDGTLAYTAEPTSHVYRPSIDVFFDSLVEHWKGEAIGVLLTGMGRDGAEGLKRMRKKGFLTIAQDQASCAVYGMPKAAAAIGAAVEILDLERIAPRLVEAIG, encoded by the coding sequence GTGAGGATAGGGATAGTCAACGACATGCCCCTGGCGGTGGAAGCGCTGCGCCGGGCCCTTGCCCTGGAGCCGGCGCACCAGATCGCCTGGGTGGCGGTCAATGGCGCGGAAGCGGTGGACTGCTGCAGCCGGGACGTGCCGGACGTGGTGCTGATGGACCTGCTGATGCCGGTGATGGACGGGGTCGAGGCGACCCGCCAGATCATGGCCCGCAGCCCCTGCGCCATCCTCATCGTCACCGTGGATATCGAGCAGAACGTGCACCGGGTGTTCGAAGCCATGGGCCATGGCGCCCTGGACGCGGTGAACACCCCGGGACTCGGCAGCGGCCAGGCTCAGGAAGCCGCGCAGCTGTTGCGCAAGATCCAGAACATCAGCTGGCTGATGGGCCAGCACGATCACCGTGGCCGTGGTGCCGCCGAGCCCCATGCGCGGCACCGCGGCGGTCGGCGCCTGGTGGCGATCGGCGCCTCCGCCGGCGGCCCGGCCTCCCTGGCGCAGCTGCTCAAGCAGTTGCCGGCGGATTTCTCGGCCGCCGTGGTGCTGGTCCAGCACGTGGATGAGGTTTTCGCCGCCGGCATGGCCGACTGGCTGGCCAGTGAATCCAGGCTCCCGGTCCGCCTGGCGCGGGAGGGTGAACCGCCGCAGCCGGGGACCGTTCTCCTGGCCGGCACCAACAATCATCTGCGGCTGCTGAAGGATGGCACCTTGGCCTATACCGCCGAGCCCACCAGCCATGTATACCGTCCATCCATCGACGTCTTCTTCGACAGCCTGGTAGAGCACTGGAAGGGCGAGGCCATTGGCGTATTGCTCACCGGTATGGGCCGCGATGGCGCGGAAGGCCTCAAGCGCATGCGCAAAAAAGGCTTCCTGACCATTGCCCAGGACCAGGCCAGTTGCGCCGTCTATGGCATGCCCAAGGCCGCCGCGGCCATCGGCGCGGCGGTGGAGATACTCGACCTGGAGCGCATCGCGCCCCGCCTGGTCGAGGCGATTGGTTGA